In the genome of Chaetodon auriga isolate fChaAug3 chromosome 15, fChaAug3.hap1, whole genome shotgun sequence, one region contains:
- the LOC143332602 gene encoding uncharacterized protein LOC143332602: protein MVMTCHHAPSTAHLILLVLLIVTPQLAGTAPAWGEGGEGRVEGRTRTDSKEDNLAPFLSPPPQSLSSPDNMSLDRGRGPGQDNQSDKVTDPAQVLAVLLEALDHPGEGEIQASRNRDWEEDQSQNLPSIEGLEGGEIRKAGETEGGRGLEEGGRGADKAIEQLIVGHLTAAQGDDLKERDEEDKETRSEEDQGWSVEDVGPDSVSEEEGKEEDEGQEERNDLESSLNKARSSSTSQGDDPSLQRKIRGYFQNIDLGLQDNEILPPLKGYKAYNTQLARAGKKLHWQENRSGNRPIKGGNFMDDFEDEGEELEEEVEEEEESLSHMEEEARARAEKQEVLRQQEEAERAREEEQRLADIASDMLLQYMGRKQQSYIKPRQKSSMGAAGNTAEDKRSEEVIPDEDDMDQQMIDRLIEISSKLHLPADDVIEIISDVEEKKKKRKELQLQPSNSNPVTPRFRPLVPPPLAAPPIYHYTASKNPKKAPYKYNKSNKKWHKDKVKSYKQDYWYKPQKQLDYWYKPQKQFLAFPSYPYYQKPYRAYYPVYFPYPKPQYYGKPAPSRDQPFGPQELDLQAPRRRHRAGGKNRGQGWRQQPPPRLPLTPYISNYILPHPRTYQPLPPPKPITTPRRGRRPPYYYPQITPGDDYEEDGLVPQLDSEEELENFIERIYMKRRMY from the coding sequence ATGGTCATGACCTGTCATCACGCCCCTTCCACAGCCCACCTCATCCTATTGGTCCTGCTCATTGTCACTCCACAGCTGGCTGGCACCGCCCCTGCGtggggtgagggaggggagggacgggTGGAGGGGCGCACCCGGACAGACAGTAAAGAGGACAACCTCGCCCCCTTCCTTTCTCCCCCACCCCAGAGTCTCTCCAGCCCTGACAACATGTCGCTAGACCGGGGCCGGGGCCCGGGTCAAGATAACCAATCAGATAAAGTGACGGACCCTGCGCAGGTGCTCGCCGTTCTTTTGGAGGCCCTGGACCACCCGGGGGAGGGTGAAATCCAGGCGAGCAGAAACAGAGACTGGGAAGAGGATCAGAGTCAGAATCTGCCCTCCATTGAAGGCTTGGAGGGTGGTGAGATAAGGAAAgcaggggagacagagggaggcagggggttggaggagggagggcgagGGGCTGATAAGGCCATTGAACAGCTAATTGTTGGCCATTTGACAGCTGCTCAGGGTGATGACTtaaaagaaagagatgaggaggatAAAGAGACAAGGTCAGAGGAGGATCAGGGGTGGTCCGTGGAGGATGTGGGACCTGACAGTGTaagtgaagaggaagggaaagaagaagatgaggggcaggaggagagaaatgattTGGAAAGTTCCTTAAACAAGGCCAGATCAAGCTCCACCTCACAGGGAGATGATCCCTCTCTGCAGCGCAAAATAAGAGGCTACTTTCAAAACATTGACTTGGGTCTCCAAGATAACGAGATCTTGCCTCCTCTGAAGGGCTACAAGGCGTACAACACTCAGCTGGCAAGAGCCGGGAAGAAGCTGCACTGGCAGGAGAACCGGTCAGGCAACCGACCCATCAAGGGAGGCAACTTCATGGATGACTTtgaggatgaaggagaggagctggaggaggaggtcgaagaagaagaggagagccTCTCCCACATGGAAGAGGAGGCGAGAGCGCGTGCAGAGAAACAGGAGGTGCTccggcagcaggaggaggcggagcgagccagagaggaggagcagaggctggcAGACATCGCCtctgacatgctgctgcagtACATGGGGAGAAAGCAGCAGTCCTACATAAAGCCCCGGCAGAAAAGCAGCATGGGGGCTGCCGGCAACACCGCCGAGGACAAGCGCTCAGAGGAGGTCATCCCCGATGAAGACGACATGGACCAGCAAATGATCGACAGGCTGATTGAGATCAGCAGCAAGCTGCACCTGCCTGCTGATGATGTGATTGAGATTATTAGTGacgtggaggagaagaagaagaaaaggaaagaactgCAACTGCAGCCAAGCAACAGCAACCCCGTCACCCCACGCTTCAGGCCTCTGGtacctcctcctctggctgctccGCCCATCTACCACTACACAGCCTCCAAGAACCCCAAGAAAGCCCCCTATAAGTACAACAAGTCCAACAAGAAATGgcacaaagacaaagtcaagTCATACAAGCAGGACTATTGGTATAAGCCTCAGAAGCAGCTTGACTACTGGTATAAACCCCAGAAACAGTTTTTAGCCTTCCCCTCCTATCCATACTACCAGAAGCCATATCGAGCATACTACCCTGTTTATTTCCCATATCCCAAACCACAATATTATGGCAAGCCCGCCCCCTCCAGAGACCAGCCGTTCGGCCCCCAGGAGCTTGACCTCCAGGCCCCAAGGCGCAGGCACAGGGCTGGGGGTAAGAACCGTGGACAGGGCTGGAGGCAGCAGCCACCGCCACGCCTGCCTCTCACCCCTTATATCTCTAACTATATCCTTCCTCACCCACGGACCTACCAACCCCTACCTCCGCCCAAACCAATAACCACGCCCAGGAGAGGCAGGCGACCCCCGTACTACTATCCACAAATCACACCGGGAGATGACTATGAGGAAGATGGGCTGGTGCCTCAGctggacagtgaggaggaacTGGAAAACTTTATTGAGAGGATCTACATGAAACGCAGAATGTATTGA